A region of the Candidatus Methylomirabilis oxygeniifera genome:
CTACACAGGTTCGACCACCAAGCTGGTGGTGGTCCGCGTCACGGCTGGCAGCGCCTGAACATGATTCACCGTATCCCACAGGGTGCTGAGATCCGGGGCCTCGATAAAGGCAACGACATCGATGTTGCCGGTGACGATGTGTGCAAATTTCACCATTTGTAGTTCCCCGATCGTATCTGCCACCTCTTGCTCCCTGGCCTTGCTCGTCCTGATGAAGACATAGGCGTGAACCATCGATCCCCCTCCAACGCAACCATCAGATCGGACCACTAAACGCGAAGCCTCAATGAAGCATCAAATGGATCAGAAAGACTGTGCGGAACGTGCTACATACAGTGTGAGTGTATGGATGATGCGGCGCGGCCAGGGTGTTCATCGTAGTGTGCAGCCGACCGGCGACCCTTCAAAATTCGGTTGCCGCATGTTACTATAAAGGTAGTTGCGCGTAGTGTACCATATGAGGGGAGGTGGATAAGATGAAAATTGCAAAGAGGAGCGTCGCTGCCCTGGTGATCGGGACCCTGCTCGTGACCAGTCTTTTCCTTCTTGCGGCGGACCCTGCATCGGCGAGGACGAATTTTCACTTCGGTCTGAAT
Encoded here:
- a CDS encoding protein of unknown function (Evidence 5 : No homology to any previously reported sequences); protein product: MVHAYVFIRTSKAREQEVADTIGELQMVKFAHIVTGNIDVVAFIEAPDLSTLWDTVNHVQALPAVTRTTTSLVVEPV